A segment of the Terriglobia bacterium genome:
CACCTCGATACAGCGCGTGGCCGACACGGCCAAGGTGTTGCTCGACATCAGCCAGCGGTCGCGGGACGAAGTGCAGAGCGGCATCAGCACGATGGAAAAGGCGACCGACGGCCTGACGCGCATCAACCGCTCCATTTCGTCCTCCGGCGAAATCATCGGCGTGCTCGGACTGCGCGCCGACGATATCGGCAAGATCGTGGAGGTGATTGACGATCTGGCCGAGCAAACCAACCTGCTGGCGCTGAACGCGGCCATCGAAGCGGCGCGCGCCGGCGAACACGGGCTGGGATTTGCCGTGGTCGCCGATGAAGTGCGCAAGCTGGCGGAAAAATCGGCGCAGTCCACCAAGGAAATCGCCGAACTCATCGCCAGCATTCAGAAGGAAGCGCGCAAAGCGGTGGACAACATGGAGAAGAGCACCGGCATCGTGAACGAAGGCATCAGCCTGGGCAACGACCTGAACCTGGCGCTGCGCAAGATCTCCACCGTGGTCACCGAGGTGTACAAATTCGCGCAAGAGATCGGCGCCGCCACCAACGAGCAGTCCCACGGTTCGTCGCAGATTGCCCGGGCGACCACGCGCCTCAACGAGATCACCCACGAGATCAACTCCGCCGTGGAGGAACAGGCTTCCGGCACGCAAGCGGTGGTGAAGGCCATGGACCGCATGCGCGAACTGGTGCAGCGCTCCACGTCGGGTTCCACCGAGCTGGCGGCCTCCTCCGAGCAGATGTCGAAGATGTCGCGCAGTTTGCTGGAAGCCATGGACCGCTTCGTGCTCGATGGCTACAACGGCAACGGCAACGGCCGCAAGGCGGCGCGGACGCCGGCGCCGGAGCGGAAACGCGTGTCACCGGAGAGCTACGCGGCCGTGGCGCAATCTTAGAGGACGATGGCGAAGGACCTACAGATCGTCGGCTTCCGCATCGGGCGCGAGACCTTCGGACTGCCGATCTCGCTGGTGCATGAAATCGTGCGCCCGCCGGAGATCACCAACGTCCCGCACGCGCCGGAGTACGTGGAAGGCGTGATGAACCTGCGCGGGCGCATCGTGCCGGTCATCGACCTGCGCCGGCGGTTCGGCGGCGCCGCCACCGAGAACAGCCGGAAAAATCGCGTGCTGGTGGTGGACGTGGAGTCGAGGGCGGTCGGGCTGATCGTGGACAGCGCCTCGGAAGTGCTGAAGATCAGCGACGCGCAAATCGAGCCCCCGCCCAATGTTCTCACCGATGCCGCCACCAGCTACGTGACCGGCGTGGCCAAGTACCAGGGACGGCTCATCATCCTGGTGGACCTGAGACGGATTTTGCAGAGCGGCGAGTTGCGCCTGCCCGCGGCCGCGGGCGCGTAAGCAAACGATTATGACGAGCGCGGCAGTTCCGTTGTCCGAACCCGAGTTGAAGCTGCTGCAGACCCTGGTCTACCAGGAATGCGGCATGTTCTTCGACGAGCGCCGCGCTCATTTTCTCCAGGACCGCCTGCAGCGCCGGCTGCGCGCCTGCCGCCTGGAGTCGTTCTACAGCTATTACCGCCTGCTGACCAGCCGCGAGGGACGCACCGAACTGGCGGCGTTGCTGGAAAACTTGACCATCAACGAGACCAGCTTCTTCCGCAACAAGCCCCAACTCGACCTGTTTCACAAGGTGACGATGGAAGAGCTGATGCGCAAGAAGCATTCCGAGCGCGACTTCTCCATCCGCATCTGGAGCGCGGGCTGCTCCACCGGCCAGGAGCCGTTCACCATCGCCATGCTGTTGTGCGACGGGCTGGCGTACTACACGCTGCGCAACGCGCCCCCGGCCGGCCTGGATCTTCCCTCACCCAAGCCGCTGGTTCCGCACCCGTGGAAGGTGGAAATCCTGGCGTCGGATATCAGTTATTCCGCCCTGCGAACGGCGCAGGAGGGCAGTTACAGCGAGCAGCAGATGGAACCGGTGGATTTTATGTACCGCCTGCGTTACTTCGACAGGATCGGCGCGCATTACACGGTCAAGGACTCGGTGAAACAGGTGGTGAAGTTCGATTTTCACAATCTCAAGACCGAATACCTGCCGCAGGGCATGGACATTATTTTCTGCCGCAACGTGATGATCTATTTCGACGAGCCGGAACAGAAACGGCTGGTGGAAAAGCTCTACCGCTGCCTGCGTCCCGGCGGGTATCTATTCGTGGGCCACGCGGAATCGCTGTTTGGGCTGAGCGACAAGTTCCGCATGATCCACCAGAACAACGGGACCGCCTACCAGCGCAACGAGGTGCAAGCGTGAGCTCTCATTCCGACGAACGCGCGACCGAAATGCGGGACTTGTTCTTCCAGAGCGCCCAGGAGCTGTTGCAGGCGCTCAACGAGCAGGGTCTCGCCCTAGAAAAGGATGCGGCCAACCGGGAGGCGGTGCGCGAAATCCGCCGCGTGGTGCACACCCTGAAGGGCGATTCGGCCGCCTGCGGTTTCCGTGAACTCAGCGATCTGGCGCACGAATTGGAAGACGTTTTGTCACCCGAAATCGCCGCCTCCAACGCCGCCTCGCTGCCGGAAATCGTGCTCAGTGCCGCCGACATGTTCGACGCCATGTGCGCCGCCTACCGCGCCCGGTTGGACCCGCCGAACGGCGATCCGCTGCGCGCCATGATCTGGCGCATGGCCCAGCAGCCATCCGCGCCCAAAGTCCTGGGAAAGATGAAGCCCAGTTTCGCCTGGACCGAGTACGAGCAACTCGCCATGGCGGAAGCGGCGGGCCGCGGGCTGCACGTTTACGAAATCGCCGTCGCCATCGAGGCCGGGTGTCCCCTGCGCGCCGCCGGCATCGCGTTGCTGAAGAAAGTTCTGCAGGAAGCGGGAACCCTGCTGGCCAGCTCGCTCGAGGAAGCGCGATGGGCGGACGCCGGCCAGGTGGAATTCGCCATCGCCAGCGATCGCGATCAGCATTGGTTGAGCAACAAGTGCCGCCTTCCGGGGGTGGTGGCGCAAGTTGCGGTCGAAAAGTTTGTACCAGCGTTGGAACTCACCCATGAGGACGTCGCCGCGGCAACCACTGCGGCCGCGCCCTCTGCGGTGGGCTCAACCCAGGCCGCTGCGGCGCCGCCGAACCACCACGGCGCTCCCGACGCCGCCGTGAACCGCATCGCCGCTTACGCGGAAAACACGCTGCGCGTGGATGCCGAGCGCATTGACAACCTGCTCGACCTGGTGGGCGAGCTGGTGATCGGTAAATCCATGCTGCACCAGTTGCTGCACGAATTCACGTCGAGGTCGCCGAAAGATCCGCTGCGCGCCAAGTTCGCCGATGCCCTGGCCTTCCAGTCGCAGGTATTGAACGCGCTGCAGCGCTCGGCGATGAAAATCCGCATGGTGCCGGTTGACCAACTGTTCCGCCGCTTCCCGCGCCTGGTGCGCGATGTCGCGAAGCTCTGCGGCAAGGATGTCACCCTCGAGATGAGCGGCCAGGAAACTGATCTCGATAAGGGGCTGCTCGACGCGCTTGCCGAACCGCTGGTTCACCTGATCCGTAATGCCGTGGATCACGGCATCGAAACGCCGTCGGAGCGCAGCGCCGCGGGCAAACCTGAGCAGGGCGCCATCCGCCTGCATGCCTGCCATCAGGGCAACCAGGTGGTGATCGAGATCAGCGACGACGGCCACGGAATTGACGCCGCCGCCGTGCTGGCCAAGGCGGTGTCGCGCGGGCTGGCGACCCCCGACCAGGCGGCGCGGATGAGCGAAACCGACGCCGTCGAATTCATTTTCGAGCCCGGCTTCAGCACCGCCGAGCGCATCAGCGAAATCTCCGGGCGCGGCGTCGGCATGGACGTGGTGAAAACCGCCCTGCAGAAGCTGAAGGGCAACATTAGCATCGAGACGCATCCCGGCCGCGGCACCACCTTCCAGTTGCGCCTGCCGCTGACCCTGGCCATTATCCGCGCCATGCTCTTCCGCGTTGCCGAGCGCCTGTATGCCATCCCGCTGGAGTCGGTGCTGGAAATCGCACGCGCCAGTGAGGCCGACATTCACCGCGTGGACAGCCACGAGGTGCTGCAACTCCGCAACGAGGTGCTCACGCTGGTCCGCCTGAACCGGCTGGCGCCCGCGGCCACCGGCCACGAAGACGGGCGCGTCTTCGTCATCGTGATCGGCAGCGGCGAGCGCAAGTTCGGACTGGTGGTGGACAAGCTGGTGGGCGAGGAAGAACTGGTGATCAAGCCGCTGGACGAGACCGTCGTCGCCAGCGAACTGGTCAGCGGCGCCTCCATTCTCGGCGACGGGACGGTGGTGCTGATCCTCAACGTCGGCGAAGTCCTGCGCAAGTTCGCGCGCGCGCGCCTCAATCCCGCTTCGATTCCTGCTGCCGGCAACGGACGGTCGATGGAGGCCACGGCGTGAGCCATCCCATCCGAGTGCTGGTGGTCGACGATTCCGCCCTGATGCGGAAGCTCATCCCGAGGATGCTGGAACGGGACGGCTCCATCCAGGTCGTCGGCACCGCCATGGACGGCGCGTTCGCGCTGGCGAAGATCGAAGAATTGAAACCGGACGTCATCACCCTCGACCTGGAAATGCCGCGCATGGATGGCACTGAAACCTTGCGCGAGATCACGCGCAAACACCGCATTCCCGTGATTGTGGTCAGCGCCCACACGACGGCGGGCGCGTCCGCGACCTTCAAGGCCCTGGCGTTGGGCGCGCTCGATTTCATCGCCAAGCCGGCCGACGCCGCCGCCGCGCGCATGGACGAAATCGCCGCCGAGCTGATTGCGAAGATCAAGGCCGCCGCCAGCGGCAAAGTCGGCGCCGTGCCCGCGATGACGCACGTGCCGCAGCCCGCCAAGCAGCCGCGGCCCCGCACCGCGCCCAGCAGGATCGTTGCGGTTGGAATTTCGACCGGAGGACCGAACACGCTGCAGTACGTCCTGGCGCAGCTCCCGGCTGATTTCCCCGGCGCGATTCTTGTTGTGCAGCACATGCCCGAGGGCTTCACCGAGATGTTTGCCCGGCGCCTGAACGACACGTGTGCGATCGAGGTCAGGGAAGCACGCTCGGGCGACCTGCTGGCCGCGGGCCGGGCGCTGATCTGCCCCGGCAACCGGCACCTGCGCGTGCGACGGATGCCGCTCGGGCCGGTCGCGGTCTTGTCGGATGAGGATCGCGTCAACGGACACCGCCCGTCGGTGGACGTGCTGTTCCGCTCCGTCGCGCAGGAATTTGGTCCCCGGGCGCTCGCGGTGCTCATGACCGGAATGGGCGACGACGGCGCCGACGCCATGGGCGCGGTCAAGGAGGCCGGCGGGTTGACGATCGCGCAGAACGCGGAGTCGTGCGTCGTATTTGGCATGCCGAAAGCCGCCATCGAGCGCGGCCATGCCGCCCGCGTGCTCTCGCTCGACGCGCTGGTGAATACGCTCCAGGCGCAATGCGGCGTGGTGCATGCGGCGCCGGCGGGCAATACCGTGCCGCAGCCGGCAGTGTAAGGAAATTCGGTCGTAAGTCGTTGGTCGTTAGTCGTTCGCAGGTTGGTTTTGCCCAACGACCAGTGGCCAACGGCCAAGGGAGGTGGGTCATGGAACAATTCGCGGCGCTGCTGCGCACCAAGGACAAGCAGCCGATCCGTTACCTGGTGGTGGACGATTCCATCTTCGCGCGCAAGAACCTGGCGCGCATGGTGGAGTCTTTCGGCGGACGCGTGGCGGGCGAAGCCGGCGACGGCTGTACCGCCATTACCGAATACACCCGCACGCTGCCCGATGTCGTGCTCATGGACATCATCATGCCGCAGATGGAAGGCATTGAGGCGGCGGAGAAGATTCTCCGCTTGCACCCGCAGGCGCGCGTGGTCATGGTATCGTCGGTCGGCTATCAGGAAAACATCATCGCCGCGCTGCAGAAAGGCGCGCGCCATTTCGTGCAGAAGCCGGTCAAGCCCGAAATCCTCTACGAAGTGGTCAAGTACGTGATGGACGAAGACGCGACCACCGCGGTGGCAGCGGCGGCAGGAGCGGCGCGATGAGACTGGAACTGATCCAGCCGTTCATCAACGCCGCCGACGCGGTGCTGGCGCAAAGCCTGGCGTGCAACACGCGCGTTTCCAACGTCACCATGGAACCGGAGGTTTATCGCACGCGTGGCCTGGCCGCGATCGTGACCATGAAGGGAGACATCGAGGGGCGAATCGTCTTCGATCTCGACCGCAGGATTGCCCTGCGTGTCGCCTCGGCGATGGCCGGCAGCGAACTGTCGGATTCCGACGGCTTCGTCAGTGAAACCATCTGCGAGCTGGCCAACCAGGTGATCGGCAACGCCATCACCAGCCTCAACGATCAGGGCTTCCACTTCCGCATCCAGCCGCCCGAAATCCACACCGCCGAACACGGTCTCGGCAGCAGCGAGGATACCGAGGCGCTGGTCATGTGCTTCGATACGCCGAGCGGCAGCGTGTTCATGAACATCGCGCTGCGCTTCCCGAAGTTTGTCGCGTAAGAACGAGGCCACGGATTTCCGCGGATCGGCACGGATAAAACAAAATCCGTGTGCATCCGCGCAAATCTGTGGCCCGTTTTTCCTCTGCGATCCTCTGCGCACTCTGTGGTTAAGAAGCGTTCACGAGCGCGCCAGCTCTTCGCGCGCGATCTTCTCCGCCTCCGTCTTCAGCGCTTCCAGCCAATCCTTGTGCATCGCCACCAGCGATTGCTTCATGCCGCTACCGAACAACGCCGCCACCAATCCCGAAATGTCTTCCCAGGTCTTGATCAGCGTGGTCCCATCGGGCTGCGCCTCGAAGCTGAACCAGTGCTCGCCGGTAAAGCCGGTCGTCTTGCCCACCCAACCGATCCGGTTCGGCGGAAGCGCTTCGATGATGGTGGGCCGGAAAGAAATTCTTCGCGGATACACCAGGTCCATCAGGAACTGGCTTCCCTTTTCCCACGGCTTTCCGCTCAGCCACTTTGCCCGCCCGACCACGCGGTTCCACCACGGCCACTCTTCCAGCTTGTGGAACTTCTGCCACACGTGTTCCGGCTTGCACTTCGCCGTGACGGAGTATTCCAGCCTGGTCGCCATCCTCACCCCAAACTAATTTGTAATTTGTAATTGGTAATTTGCAGTGTCAAGGAGCTGCTGCCGGCGGAAGTTCAAATTGCAAATTACAAATTACCAATTACAAATCCAGCTCCTCATTTGACTCCGCAAATCTCGCGCACTACCTCCAGCGCCTGTTCGCAGCCGGCGCGGTCAACGTCCATGTGGGTCACGAATCGCACCAGTTCGTTGTTCACCGTTCCGCAGAGGACGTTTTTCTCGCCGAGCTTGCGCGCGAAATCGGCGGACGCCATCCCGGTTCCGCTGATGTCGCAGATCAGGATGTTGGTCGCCACCTTGGCCGCATCCAACTTGAGCCCGGGCACGCGCGCCAACCCTTGCGCCAGGAATTTTGCGTTTTCGTGGTCCACGTGCAGGCGCTTGGGCATCTGCTCCAGGGCGATCAATCCCGCGGCGGCGAGCACGCCCGCCTGCCGCATGCCGCCGCCGAGCGATTTGCGATAGACCCGCGCTTGCGTGATGAATTGTCTGCTTCCCACCAGCAGCGAACCCACCGGCGCGCCCAGCCCCTTGGACAGGCAGAACATGACGGAGTCGAACTTGCGCGTGATCTCCGCCACCGGCTTGCCCAGCGTTACCGACGCGTTGAAGACGCGCGCCCCGTCCAGGTGGACCGGCAAACCGGCGGCGTGGGCGCCGTCGCAAATTTCGTCCGCGACATCTTGCGGGTACACGGTGCCCCCGGCCATGTTGTGCGTGTTCTCCAGCGACACTAGCCCGGTCTGCGCGTAGTAATAAGTCTTGGGCGAGATCTTGCGCTCCACCTGCGCCCAGCGCAGGATGCCGTCCTCGCCGTGGATCGGGCGGGCCAGGCAGCCGGAAAAGTGCGCCATCATCGCCATCTCGTAGTTGAAGACGTGGCAGCGCTCCTCGCAAATAATTTCCTGGCCGGGCCGCGTATGGATCTTGATCGCGACCGTGTTGCCCATGGTGCCGCTGGGCACGAAAATCGCGGCTTCGCGCCCGAAAATTTCCGCTGCGCGCTGCTCCAGGCGGTTGATGGTCGGGTCTTCGCCGTAAACGTCGTCACCGACCTCCGCCTCCGCCATCGCGCGCCGCATCTCCGGCGTGGGCTTGGTGACGGTGTCGCTGCGCAGGTCGACCGTGATGACGTGCGTGCGCTGCCCGGTGTTGGCCGCGGATCCGGTGGAGGTAAGGGTGCTCATGGAAGTTCTCGTTGAAAACGATAGAATCGATTCGCCAGTCTAATGAATTCGACTTGCAGCGGGCAAGGTATCCACCCTGGATGACCTGAAGTCAAAGACGATCGGACAGTTAATTCTGGTGGTCGGTTCTATCTGGTACGTCCTTGTTTTTTTTTGGCTACCACCAATTGCGCTGGTCCTTGGTTCTCTAGGATTGCCGGATGTCGCGGGTAAGGCTGTTCTGCGTGCGGAATTTGCGGTTTC
Coding sequences within it:
- a CDS encoding chemotaxis protein CheA; this translates as MSSHSDERATEMRDLFFQSAQELLQALNEQGLALEKDAANREAVREIRRVVHTLKGDSAACGFRELSDLAHELEDVLSPEIAASNAASLPEIVLSAADMFDAMCAAYRARLDPPNGDPLRAMIWRMAQQPSAPKVLGKMKPSFAWTEYEQLAMAEAAGRGLHVYEIAVAIEAGCPLRAAGIALLKKVLQEAGTLLASSLEEARWADAGQVEFAIASDRDQHWLSNKCRLPGVVAQVAVEKFVPALELTHEDVAAATTAAAPSAVGSTQAAAAPPNHHGAPDAAVNRIAAYAENTLRVDAERIDNLLDLVGELVIGKSMLHQLLHEFTSRSPKDPLRAKFADALAFQSQVLNALQRSAMKIRMVPVDQLFRRFPRLVRDVAKLCGKDVTLEMSGQETDLDKGLLDALAEPLVHLIRNAVDHGIETPSERSAAGKPEQGAIRLHACHQGNQVVIEISDDGHGIDAAAVLAKAVSRGLATPDQAARMSETDAVEFIFEPGFSTAERISEISGRGVGMDVVKTALQKLKGNISIETHPGRGTTFQLRLPLTLAIIRAMLFRVAERLYAIPLESVLEIARASEADIHRVDSHEVLQLRNEVLTLVRLNRLAPAATGHEDGRVFVIVIGSGERKFGLVVDKLVGEEELVIKPLDETVVASELVSGASILGDGTVVLILNVGEVLRKFARARLNPASIPAAGNGRSMEATA
- a CDS encoding response regulator; the encoded protein is MEQFAALLRTKDKQPIRYLVVDDSIFARKNLARMVESFGGRVAGEAGDGCTAITEYTRTLPDVVLMDIIMPQMEGIEAAEKILRLHPQARVVMVSSVGYQENIIAALQKGARHFVQKPVKPEILYEVVKYVMDEDATTAVAAAAGAAR
- a CDS encoding chemotaxis protein CheX, producing the protein MRLELIQPFINAADAVLAQSLACNTRVSNVTMEPEVYRTRGLAAIVTMKGDIEGRIVFDLDRRIALRVASAMAGSELSDSDGFVSETICELANQVIGNAITSLNDQGFHFRIQPPEIHTAEHGLGSSEDTEALVMCFDTPSGSVFMNIALRFPKFVA
- a CDS encoding chemotaxis protein CheW, with translation MAKDLQIVGFRIGRETFGLPISLVHEIVRPPEITNVPHAPEYVEGVMNLRGRIVPVIDLRRRFGGAATENSRKNRVLVVDVESRAVGLIVDSASEVLKISDAQIEPPPNVLTDAATSYVTGVAKYQGRLIILVDLRRILQSGELRLPAAAGA
- a CDS encoding aminotransferase class I/II-fold pyridoxal phosphate-dependent enzyme, encoding MSTLTSTGSAANTGQRTHVITVDLRSDTVTKPTPEMRRAMAEAEVGDDVYGEDPTINRLEQRAAEIFGREAAIFVPSGTMGNTVAIKIHTRPGQEIICEERCHVFNYEMAMMAHFSGCLARPIHGEDGILRWAQVERKISPKTYYYAQTGLVSLENTHNMAGGTVYPQDVADEICDGAHAAGLPVHLDGARVFNASVTLGKPVAEITRKFDSVMFCLSKGLGAPVGSLLVGSRQFITQARVYRKSLGGGMRQAGVLAAAGLIALEQMPKRLHVDHENAKFLAQGLARVPGLKLDAAKVATNILICDISGTGMASADFARKLGEKNVLCGTVNNELVRFVTHMDVDRAGCEQALEVVREICGVK
- a CDS encoding SRPBCC family protein; this encodes MATRLEYSVTAKCKPEHVWQKFHKLEEWPWWNRVVGRAKWLSGKPWEKGSQFLMDLVYPRRISFRPTIIEALPPNRIGWVGKTTGFTGEHWFSFEAQPDGTTLIKTWEDISGLVAALFGSGMKQSLVAMHKDWLEALKTEAEKIAREELARS
- a CDS encoding chemotaxis response regulator protein-glutamate methylesterase, with protein sequence MRKLIPRMLERDGSIQVVGTAMDGAFALAKIEELKPDVITLDLEMPRMDGTETLREITRKHRIPVIVVSAHTTAGASATFKALALGALDFIAKPADAAAARMDEIAAELIAKIKAAASGKVGAVPAMTHVPQPAKQPRPRTAPSRIVAVGISTGGPNTLQYVLAQLPADFPGAILVVQHMPEGFTEMFARRLNDTCAIEVREARSGDLLAAGRALICPGNRHLRVRRMPLGPVAVLSDEDRVNGHRPSVDVLFRSVAQEFGPRALAVLMTGMGDDGADAMGAVKEAGGLTIAQNAESCVVFGMPKAAIERGHAARVLSLDALVNTLQAQCGVVHAAPAGNTVPQPAV
- a CDS encoding methyltransferase domain-containing protein codes for the protein MTSAAVPLSEPELKLLQTLVYQECGMFFDERRAHFLQDRLQRRLRACRLESFYSYYRLLTSREGRTELAALLENLTINETSFFRNKPQLDLFHKVTMEELMRKKHSERDFSIRIWSAGCSTGQEPFTIAMLLCDGLAYYTLRNAPPAGLDLPSPKPLVPHPWKVEILASDISYSALRTAQEGSYSEQQMEPVDFMYRLRYFDRIGAHYTVKDSVKQVVKFDFHNLKTEYLPQGMDIIFCRNVMIYFDEPEQKRLVEKLYRCLRPGGYLFVGHAESLFGLSDKFRMIHQNNGTAYQRNEVQA